One genomic window of Chelonia mydas isolate rCheMyd1 chromosome 27, rCheMyd1.pri.v2, whole genome shotgun sequence includes the following:
- the DCAF7 gene encoding DDB1- and CUL4-associated factor 7, with translation MSLHGKRKEIYKYEAPWTVYAMNWSVRPDKRFRLALGSFVEEYNNKVQLVGLDEESSEFICRNTFDHPYPTTKLMWIPDTKGVYPDLLATSGDYLRVWRVGETETRLECLLNNNKNSDFCAPLTSFDWNEVDPYLLGTSSIDTTCTIWGLETGQVLGRVNLVSGHVKTQLIAHDKEVYDIAFSRAGGGRDMFASVGADGSVRMFDLRHLEHSTIIYEDPQHHPLLRLCWNKQDPNYLATMAMDGMEVVILDVRVPCTPVARLNNHRACVNGIAWAPHSSCHICTAADDHQALIWDIQQMPRAIEDPILAYTAEGEINNVQWASTQPDWIAICYNNCLEILRV, from the exons atgTCGCTGCACGGGAAGCGGAAGGAGATCTACAAGTACGAGGCGCCCTGGACCGTGTACGCCATGAACTGGAGCGTCCGGCCCGACAAGCGCTTCCGCCTGGCGCTCGGCAGCTTCGTGGAGGAGTACAACAACAAG GTCCAGCTTGTTGGTTTAGATGAGGAGAGCTCAGAGTTCATTTGCAGAAACACTTTTGATCACCCATATCCTACCACAAAGCTCATGTGGATTCCTGACACCAAGGGAGTATATCCAGACCTGTTGGCAACCAGCGGTGATTACCTGCGTGTGTGGAGA GTGGGTGAAACTGAGACCCGACTGGAGTGCTTGCTGAACAATAATAAGAATTCTGATTTTTGTGCCCCGTTAACGTCGTTTGATTGGAATGAAGTGGATCCTTATCTTCTTG GTACCTCTAGCATTGACACAACCTGTACCATCTGGGGTCTGGAGACTGGGCAGGTATTGGGAAGAGTAAATCTGGTATCGGGCCATGTCAAGACCCAGCTTATTGCACATGACAAAGAG GTGTATGACATTGCATTTAGCCGTGCGGGTGGCGGGAGAGACATGTTTGCGTCAGTTGGCGCAGATGGCTCGGTGCGGATGTTTGACCTTCGTCATCTGGAGCACAGCACCATTATCTATGAGGATCCACAGCACCATCCATTGCTGCGTCTCTGCTGGAACAAGCAGGATCCCAACTATCTTGCAACAATGGCCATGGATGGTATGGAG GTGGTGATTCTAGACGTCCGAGTTCCCTGCACACCTGTTGCCAGGTTAAACAACCACAGAGCATGTGTGAATGGCATTGCTTGGGCGCCTCACTCTTCCTGCCATATCTGTACGGCAG CGGATGACCATCAGGCTCTCATCTGGGATATCCAGCAAATGCCTCGTGCCATTGAGGACCCAATCTTGGCCTACACAGCAGAAGGGGAAATCAACAATGTACAGTGGGCATCGACTCAGCCGGACTGGATAGCTATCTGCTACAACAACTGTCTGGAGATCTTGAGAGTGTAA